The Cloacibacterium sp. TD35 region GAACTTGGTTTATTAAAATAAAAAATAGAAAAAATACTTATGGAGCAGACTTTTTTTGTCTGCTCTTTTTTTTGTAATTTAGGATAAAAATTTTATCCATTGAAAAAACTAATTCCATTTTTAATTTTAACCATTATACTTTCGTGCACCAAAAAAAATTCAGAATCAGACTCATCTAAAAATAAAATTTATTTAAAAGCCTCAGACTATAGAGATGCTGGTGAAAAAGATTCTGCATATGTTTATTATGCCCTTGCTAAAAGTGAGTTTTTGAGAAAAAACGACTCGCTTTTTGCTGCAAAATGTTTAATAAACATGGCCATTATCCAAACAGATCAAGGAGATCATTTTGGTGGAATAGAAACTTCCCTAGAAGCCGAAAAAATGCTGAAAAAAAATGACAGCATTACCAAACAGCTTAAATCATCTAATTATAATAACTTGGCTTTGGCTAGCGCAAAACAAGAAAACTATAAAAACGCTGAAAAATATTATGATTTAGCCCTTCAAAATTCCTCCGAGCAAGAATCTCAATACATCTATTATAACAATATTGCGAATAACTATTTGGATTTAAAGAACTTCGCAAAGGCAAAAGAATTTTACAACAAAGCTTTAAAAACAAAAGATAGTCTTTCTTACGCTAGAACGCTCAATAATCTTGGCAGGTGTTTGCTCATCGAAAATAAAAACATTAATGTCTTAAACTATTTTTTACAATCACTTAAAATCAGAGAATCTAAAGAAGATTACTGGGGGCTGAATTCTAGCTATGCCACTCTTTCTGATTATTACAAAGAAAAAGACCCTCAAAAAGCACTTTTCTACGCAGGAAAAATGTATACAATTGCTCAAAAAATAAAAAGTCCTGATGATAGATTAGAAGCTCTAGAAAAATTAATTTTCCTAGAAAAGTCAGACCATTCAAAAAAATATTTTTCGGAATATCAAAAACTCAATGACAGCCTGCAAACCTCAAGAGCAAAAGCTAAAAACCAATTTGCACTGATTCGCTACGAAACCGAAAAAGCCAAAACCGAAAATATAGAAAACGAGAATCACATCTTTAGACAAAAAGTAGCGATTACATTTCTTATTATAGGTTTAATTACAGGATTATTTTGGTACATGAGAAGGAAAAAAAGATTAGAACAAGAAAAAGAAATTGAAATAAAAAACACGCAGATAAAATATTCTAAAAAAATACATGATGTAGTAGCCAATGGACTTTACCAAACCATGATTGAAGTAGAGAATCAAGATAAACTAGACAAAGAAAAGCTACTCAACAAATTAGAAAAAATGTATGAAGAGTCCAGAGATATTGCACATGAAGAACTCTACGAAAAAGCAGAGAAAGATTTTTCGGTAAAACTTTTTGAAATGATTTCTTCTTATTCTTCACCACAGCAAAAAGTTCTAGTTATAGGAAATGAGCAAAATATTTGGCAGAATATTTCTAAGAATGCACAATCAGAGATTTTTTATTCAATCAGAGAGCTTATGATTAACATGAAAAAACACAGTCAAGCTACCCTAGTTTCCGTTAAATTTGAAAAATCTGAAAATATTTTGAAAATAAAATACAGTGACAATGGCCTTGGAATGGACAATATAGAAAACAAAAAAATTTCCGGGATTAAAAATACGGAAAACCGTATTGAATCCATTGGCGGAGATATTAACTTTGAGAAAAATATAAATAAAGGATTACTGGTAAATATTTCTATTCCAATACTTTAAAAAATGTTTAGCAAAATACTAATAGCCGAAGACCACGAAATTAGAAATCTAGGAGTCATCAAAACTCTAGAAGAATTACAAATTAAAAACTATGAATTTGTAAGCTACTGTGATGACGCAATTACTAAATTAAAAACTGCAATTTCAGAAGAAAACCCATATGATTTACTGATTACCGATTTATCTTTTGATGGGGATTCTCGCGTACAAAAACTCACTTCTGGTCAGGAGCTTATCACCGAAGTAAGACAATTACTGCCCGATATTAAAATCATCGCTTTTTCTATCGAGAAAAAACCTTCAATCATTGATGAACTTTTTAAAAAACACCATATCAATGGCTTTGTGAGCAAAGGTAGAAATGACGCCAAAGAATTAAAAAACGCCATCAAAAAAGTATATGAGGATAAAATTGTTATTCCTCAAGAAATTATTAATTCTATTAGGAATAATTCATTTGAATTTACCAATTATGACGTGCATTTAGTAGAGCTTTTGGCTAAAGGATGGCGTCAACAAGAAATAGAAGATCATTTTAAAAGCAACCATATAAAGCCTGATAGCAGAAGTTCTATAGAAAAACGTTTGAGTGAATTGCGTGAAAATTTAGATGCCAAAAACAATATAGAAATGGTAGTGATTTGCAAAGATTTAGGGATTATTTAGCTTCATTAAATACAATCCTTTAATTTATTAATCTGATAATGATAATAAAAATATAGAAGGAATATGAAATTCTCAAAAAGCCACATATTAAAATTTTTTGCTTCATTTATTTACTTCGTTTTTATGATGTCTAATTTTGCATTAGTTGCAGAAATTATCTTGAATTTGGTTATTAGGAACAAAGTTTTTAATGCTAACATTCTCTATTTTTTCTTTATTGCTTTGAGCTTTCTACTCATCATTTTACAATACAGAATTCAATTAGAGAAAAAAACTTCACCATAAAGTTCTATTAACTAATTAACTAATTTATACTTTAAAAATATAATTTATTGAAAATTACGGAAAACCGTAATGAAATAAATTTTAATCAGAATATCTTTGCAGGAGTAATCTTCTTTATACTCGATTTTAACGGATGCAAAAAAAATTACTTATTAGACTAATAACTATTTTTTATATTACAACACATTTGCATTCTGAGTAAAGTAAGTTTTAAACGGGGAATGGTGGGAGCAATCTCACCATTTATTTTATAGCTTATGTTTTGGAGATTTTAATCTAAAGCAAAAGAAGAAAACACGAACGAAAAAAGAATGGCGAGAAATTATTTTCTCGCCATTTCTGTATGTGGAATATCATCTTCCAAATATTTTTTCCCTGTATCTTGGAATCCAAAATCACTATAAAATTTAATGAGATAATCTTGTGCAGAAATTCTGCATTCTGTAGTATTAAATCTAGTTTTTATAGCTTCTAAAGCAAAACTGATAAGGGTTTTTCCTAGTTTTAAATTTCTGAAATCAGGATGCGTCAGAACTCTTCCAATAGAAGTTTCTGGATATTTTATCCCTTCGGGGAAAATCCTGCAATATGCAACCACTTTTCCTTCTTTTTCAGCAAAAATATGAAGCGCTTTCTGGTCATAACCATCAGCATCTAAGTAATAACAAGTTTGCTCTACCACGAAAACCTCTTGTCTCACTTTCAAAATTTCATACAACTCATGAATAGATAACTCTTCGAATGATTTTATTTTCCAGATAATGTCTTTCATTTTAATAGAAATCTTTAAGCTTATAAACTCTTTTTAGGAGAACTTCACTTTATTTTTAACCAAATAAACATTAGTTTTTTCGATGAATTTCAGAATTTCATCACCACCCATTTTCTTTTCGGCAGAAGTAATATAAATATCAGGTAAATCTTCCCAAGTTTCTAGAAGTTTGGTTTTATATACTTCTACATTTCTGTCGGCAGCTCCAGGTTTTAGCTTATCTTGTTTCGTGAAAACAATAGAAAACGGCACGCCATTTTCTCCGCACCATTCCATAAATTCTAAATCTATTTTTTGGGGAGTATGTCTTATATCAACTAAAACAAAAAGGTTTACCAAATTTTTTCTATTCAGAATATAATTGGTGATGAGTTTTTCAAAATCTTTTCTCAAACTTTTAGAAACTTTAGCATAACCATAGCCAGGTAAATCGGTAAGATACCAATTTTCATTTACCAAAAAATGGTTAATCAGCTGTGTTTTCCCAGGAGTTTGAGAGGTTTTTGCCAAATCTTTATGATTCATAATGGCATTGATTAACGAAGATTTCCCCACGTTACTTCTCCCGATAAAAGCATATTCAGGAATCGTAGGTTCTGGGCACTCTTGCCATTTCCCACTAGATTTTACAAAGTTTACAGTCTTTACTATCATATTCAAAAAATGGAAGCTTTTCAACTTCCATCATTATTTTTTCAACTTAATTCTAAATTTTATCTTTTAACCAGTTGTAAAGAATTTCATTAAACTCTTCTGGTTTTTCCATCATCGCAGCGTGACCGCATTCATCTAACCAGAACAAGTCTGAATTAGGAATTTGCCTATCCATTTCTTCTGCCACATCTGGTGGAGTTACTCCATCTTGTTTTCCCCAAATAATACAAGTTGGCTGTTTTATTTTTGGCAAATCATGGAGCATGTTATGCTTAATAGCACTTTTCGCTAAAAGCACTGTTTTAATGCCTTTCATTCTATCATTTACCACTGCGAAAACCTCATCTACTAATTCATCTGTAGCTACTTTCGGGTCAAAGAAAACTTCTTCTGTTTTCTTTTTGATATAGTCTCTGTCACCTCTTCTTGGAAAGGTTTCTCCAAAACTTTTTTCGTATAAACCAGAACTTCCTGTTAAAACTAAAGAATGGACTAACTCTGGATTAGCTAATGTTAGAATAAGGCCAATATGGCCTCCCATAGAATTCCCCATTAAAGTTACGGGTTGTCCTATTTTATCTTTTATAAATCTTGCTACATATTTTGCAATGCTGGTAAGATTAGTATTCAGCACTGGCAAATCATAAATAGGAAGCTGCGGAACATAAACTTTGTAACCTTTTTCTGAGAAATAAGTAATCATTTTATCAAAATTACTTAAGCCTCCCATCAATCCATGTAGAAGTACCATAGGATGACCTTCTCCGCTTTCTATAAATGTATATTTCTTCTCCTTTTTGGTATTAAAAATCATATAAAGTATCTGTCAAACGCAAAAATACAAAAAAAATAGAATTTTGACCCGTTTTTATCATGTTAATTTCATTTAATACATATCAATTACCCTTACATCTAGCCTTATATAACATCCTTTCATTAACATTTTACTAATCAATCAGTTAGCTACAAAAAGCTCTGCGATTAAAAAGTTATCAACATTAAGTTAAAAAGTGGGAAAAAGTGGGAAATTTTAGAAAATAATAAATAAATTTGCTCCAAATGATTCATTTCTACGAAACATATGAATGCAAGATTGATGACAAAGGCAGAATAAAGCTTCCTTCGTCATTAGTAAAACTATTGCAAAGTTCTGAAGATAAGAACTTTGTAATTAAGCGTGCTGTGTTTCAGAATTGCTTAGAAGTTTACCCGATGCAGCCTTGGGAAAAACTGATGAAAAAGATAAACGGACTGAACCGTTTCGTGAAAAAGAATGCAGATTTCATCAGAATGTTTACCGCCGGTGTAAAAAACGTAGAGCTAGATTCTTCTGAGAGAATTCTTATTCCAAAAGATTTAAAACAATTTGCCAACCTTCATAAAGAAATCGTGATTTCTGGGGCGGGTGAACTGTTTGAAATTTGGGATAAAGAAGCGTATGAAAAAGTAATTGCTACCAACGAAGTTGATTTCGGGAAACTAACCGAAGAGGTGATGGGCGAAATCAATTTTGACGAAGAATAATCTCTACACCTCAATTTTATAATTTTTTAAATCTAATAGAATGTATCACAATCCTGTATTATTAAAGGAAAGTATAGACGCTCTCATCACTAATCCTGATGGAGTTTACGTAGATGTAACTTTCGGAGGAGGCGGGCATTCTCGTGAAATATTAAAAAGACTTTCCAGCAAAGGAAAATTATACAGCTTCGATCAAGATTTAGACGCACTCAACAATTCAATTGATGATGAGAGATTTACATTAATCAATCAGAATTTTAGATTTTTAGAAAACTCACTATTGATGTACGGAGTTACCGAAGTAGACGGAATTTTAGGAGATTTAGGCGTTTCTTCTCATCAATTTGATGCTGCAGAACGTGGTTTTTCTACCAGAAGTGATGCGCCTCTAGACATGAGAATGAACGTGATGCAACATCTAGATGCCAAAAAAATAGTAAATGAATATGAAGAAGAACATTTGGCAGATATTTTCTACTACTATGGTGAAATAAGAGAAGCCAGAAAACTGGCGAGAGAAATTGTACACGCTAGAAAATCAAAGGAAATTGTAACGACTCAAGATTTAAAAAATGTGTTCAGTTATATTCCACAATTTAAGCAAAATAAATTTTTTGCACAGTTATTCCAAGCGATTAGAATAGAGGTAAACCAAGAGCTAGAAGTTTTAAAAGAAATGTTGCTACAATCTTATAAAATCTTGAAAAAAGAAGGAAGATTAGTGGTGATTTCTTATCATTCCTTAGAAGACAGACTGGTAAAGCGCTTTCTAAAAAACGGAATGTTCGAAGGCGAACCAGAACGCGATATTTATGGAAATTATGCTAAAGCTTTTGAATTGTTAAAAAGCAAAGCCATCATTCCAACAGAAGAAGAAATAGAAGAAAATTCTAGAGCAAGAAGCGCTAAAATGCGAGTAGGAATTAAATTATAATTAAAATCAGACAAAGTCTGTGGCAAAAAGAGTAACATATAATAAAAAACCGAAGAAACTTACTTTCATGGATATCATGAAGGGGAATTTCTTAAACCGTGATGAAGTAAAAGTTCATTACAAATATTTTTTACTCATTTTTTCCTTGTTAATGATTATGATTTATAGCAATCACTTGGTCAACAAAAAAATAGAAACCGTAAATCAACTTAAAGAACAGGCAGAAGAATATAAATCTAGAAATGCTTACGCACAGAGTAGATTGATTAAAGTAAGAATGGAAAGTGAGCTAAGCAAAGAAATGGAAGAAGATTCTCTGATGTCTTTAGAAAACCATCCACATAAACTTTTAATAAAAGTAGACAGTTTAGAAAATGGCAATGAATAGTAATGAATATGATATCAAACGCGGCAGAGCGTTAAAATGGGGTTACCTTTTTGCAGGGGTAGCTTTCATCGTATTTGTTATGTTTCTGACAAGAATTATTTTTTTACAAAATACCAATGTAGAAGAATTTGAAGACAATTATATCAGTAAGAATTACAGAGAAGCCACTTTAAAAGCTGCTCGTGGAAACCTTTTTGCGTCAGATGGTTCTATTTTAGCAACCACTGTAATGAGATACGATGCATATATCGATTTTAAAACCATCAAGGATTCTGTTTACGATAATAATATTGGCGCATTAACTGATTCTTTGAGCCAAATGTTTGGTAAACCAAGGGTTCATTACAGAAAAATCTTTGACGAACAAAAAAAGAAAAAAAATCAATATTTTTCTTTGGTAAGAGGTTTAGACTTCGACCAATATGACAGAATTAAAAAATTCCCGATTTTCAGTAAAAAAGATAAAAAAACAGGGAAATTTAAGAAAAACAGATGTTTAATTATCGATAGAAAATTCCGCAGAGAACTGGCAACTGCTCAAATTGGTGCAGGAACAATAGGAATGGATAACGAGATTGGAAAATCTGGACTTGAAGGCGCTTTTTCTAAATATCTTTCCGGAACAGACGGAAAAAGATTAGAGCAAAGAATCAATTCATCTCAGTGGAAACCAATTGATTATTGGAAAGTACAAGATCCTATAGACGGTCAAGATGTTTACACCACAATAGATTTAAGAATTCAAGATATTGCCCATTCTGCTCTAGAAAAACAATTGTTACACTATGAAGCAGATCATGGTTCAGTTCTCGTAATGGAAGCTGCCACTGGCAAAGTAAGAGCCATGGTAAACCTTAGAAGAAATGAAGAGGGAAATTATATAGACGCTTACAATTACGCGCTGAAAGATGCTACAGAACCAGGTTCTACATTTAAGACGGTTTCGCTTTTGGCTGCAATGGACGATGGTTTCATAGATGAAAATACCAAAATCAACATTGGTGGAATTTCTTGGACTTATTATAGTCAGAGAATTACAGATTCTCACGCAGGTGGAACGTATGACATCAGTGATATTTTAGCACAATCAAGTAACATTGGTGCGGCAAAAATCATCACCCAGCATTATGCAGATAAACCAGATGTTTTCTTAAAACATTTGAAGAGATGGAAACTTTTTGAAAAATTAGAAATCGAACTTCCAGGTGTTACCAAACCTTCAATTGTAACACCAGAAAATAAAAGATGGAACAAGGCAACATTGGCTTCTCTAGGATATGGTTATAGCGTGAGCCTCAATTTATTACAGCTTACCACTTTCTATAACGGAATTGCCAATAAAGGAAAAATGGTGAAACCGCTTTTCATAGAAAAAATCATGAAAGACGGTAAGGTTTCTTATCAAGCAGAACCTCAGGTTTTAGTAGATAAAATGGCTTCTACTGAGGCTATTAATCTAATGACTGCGATGCTTACCAAAGCGGTAGAAAAAGGAACAGCAAAAAGTATTTTCACTCCAAACATCAAATTGGCAGGAAAAACTGGAACCGCAAGGTTTGAATATTGGAAACCAGGACCAACAAAATATCAGGCGAGTTTTGCAGGGTTTTTTCCAGCTGATAATCCTAAATATACTTGTATAGTAATGGTAAACCAACCAAACACTTCAAAAGGATATTATGGATCCGTGGTTTCGGCGCCAGTTTTTAAAGAAATTGCAGGAAAAGTGTTCCTTAAAACACCGCTGAATGTAGAAAAAGAGCTTTTAGTAGATAAAAAGGTGAACCTTAATAAAATGCTAGAACCCAATGTAAAGGTAAATGTGAAAAACGGAGTTCTGCCTAATCTAAAAGGTTTAATGGGGAAAAACATTATTCCTCAATTAGAAAACCAAGGATACCGAGTTGATTATAAAGGTGTTGGGAAAATAAAAAATCAGTTCCCAATGGCTGGAACTGTCATTAATAAAAACCAAAGAATTTATTTGGAATTACAGAATTAAAATGATTTTATCAGAATTATTACATAAAATTCCCGTTTTAGAAACTTTTGAAAATTTAAATTCTGAGGTTTCAGAACTCGTTTTCGATAGCAGAAAAGTTACCGAAGGTTCGCTCTATGTTGCTATAAAAGGAACCGTTTCAGACGGACATTCTTATATTTCTTCGGCGATTGAAAAGGGAGCGAAAACAATTGTTTGCGAAGTTTTACCCGAAAATTTAATCGATGGAATTAACTATATTCAAGTTAAAAATTCATCTAAAGCTTTAGGCAAACTTGCTTCTAATTTTTATGGAAATCCTTCTGAAAATCTAAAGTTAATCGGAATTACAGGCACCAACGGAAAAACCACCGCTTCTACTCTACTTTTTGATATTTTCAAAAATTTAGGTTACCAAAGCGCACTCATTTCTACCGTAGAGTACAGAATTGGAGATGAAATCATTCCATCTACACATACCACTCCAGATGTAATTCGTTTGAACCAAATGTTGGCAAAAGCTGTAGAAAACGGTTGCGAATATGCTTTTATGGAAGTTTCTTCACACGGAATTCATCAAGACAGAATTGAGGGTTTACACTTTGCTGTAGCGGGTTTCACCAATCTTACTCATGATCATCTTGATTATCATAAAACGTTTGAAGAATATCTTAAAACCAAAAAAAGATTCTTCGATGAGTTGCCAGAATCTGCAGTAGCGATTACCAATGCTGATGATAAAAACGGTGATGTAATGCTACAAAATACCAAAGCGAAAAAGAAAGATTACGCTTTGAAAACTTTGGCAGATTATCATGGGAAAATTTTGGAAGTAGACTTCAATGGAATGCTTCTGAATTTCAACGGAAAAGAATTTTGGACGACTTTAACGGGGAAATTCAATGTTTATAATTTACTTCTAGCTTTTGCTATTTCAGTGGAATTAGGATTCAATGAAGAAGAAGTTTTACAAGCGATTTCAACTCTAAAAAGAGTAAACGGAAGATTTGAAACCATAAAATCTGATGGCGGAATTTTCTTCATCGTAGATTATGCTCACACTCCAGATGCTTTGGAAAATGTATTAGATTCTATCAACGAAATCAGAACCAAAAACGAAAGATTAATCACTGTTTTCGGTTGTGGCGGAGACAGAGATCAAGCAAAGAGACCAGAAATGGGAAAAATTGCAACCAGAAAATCTACTTTGGCCATTATTACCACAGACAATCCGAGAACTGAAAATCCTCAAGATATTATCAAAGAAATTGAGGCGGGTGTAGAACCGCAGAATTTCAGCAAATACACTTCTATTCCAGACAGAAGAGAAGCGATAAAAATGGCGATAAAATTCGCTGAGCCTAAAGATATTGTTCTCGTAGCAGGAAAAGGCCACGAAACGTATCAAGAAATCAATGGAGTGAGACATCATTTTGATGATAAAGAAACGATTGTAGAGTTATATAAATTAATGAGTAAATAATTTTAAAGGCAAAGAAAAATTCAAAGCGTTTAAAATCTAAAACTAGAAAATATGTTGTACTATCTATACGAATATCTTACCAATCACGGAATTCACATTCCTGGATTAAACTTACTGAAATACATCTCTTTCAGAGCGGCTTTTGCTGTGCTTTTTTCATTGCTGATTGCTCTGGTTTATGGTAAAAAAATCATCAATTATCTGCGTAACAAACAGATGGGAGAATTGGTAAGAGATCTCGGGTTAGAAGGACAAAAACAAAAAGAGGGTACACCAACTATGGGAGGCTTAATCATCATTTTTGCCACCATTATTCCTGTACTTTTATTTACAAAATTTAATATTTACGTTCTTCTGTTGATTGTTTCCATGCTTTGGATGGGCGCCATCGGCTTTATAGACGATTATCTCAAAAAAGTAAAGAAAAATAAAGACGGCTTAAGCGGAATTTTTAAAATTATAGGACAAGTTGGTTTAGGATTAATCGTAGGAGTAACCATGTATTTTCACCCAGACATTACCATCAAAAGAAAATATGCTGATGCTCACGAAATCAACAGAACAAGCGTTTCTCAAAACTTTGCTCCAGCAGAAAGAGAAACCATTTCCACTGTTCCATTTATGAAAAACAATGAGTTTGATTACAGCAAAATTCTTTTCTGGATGGACGAATCTTCACAAGAAGAATGGGCTTGGATTATTTTTATCCCACTGGTAATTTTCATTGTGACAGCGGTTTCTAATGGAGCCAATATTACAGACGGAATTGATGGACTTGCTGCAGGAACAAGTGTGGTGATTTTAGGAACACTTGCATTTTTTGCCTATCTATCTGGAAACATCATTTTCGCTGATTATCTGAATATTATGTTCCTACCAAACATGGGAGAAACCACCATTTTCGCAGTTGCTTTAATTGGAGCAACCATAGGATTTTTCTGGTACAACACTTATCCAGCTCAAGTTTTTATGGGCGACACTGGTAGTTTGATGTTAGGAGGTGTAATTGCTGTTTTGGCAATTATTTTAAGAAAAGAATTATTGATTCCAGTTTTATGTGGAATTTTCTTAATCGAAAATCTTTCAGTAATGCTGCAAGTAGCGGTTTTTAAATACAGAAAGAAAAAGTACGGATTAGAGTACGCTCAGAATAACAGATTGTTTAAAATGTCTCCACTTCATCACCATTATCAGAAAAGTGGTTTCCATGAAAGCAAAATTGTTAACAGAATGATTATCATAGGAGTTATGTTGGCGATTATTTGTTTAATAACACTGAAAATTAGATAAAAATTAAGTTCCACAGGAACGAAAGATATTATAACGTTGG contains the following coding sequences:
- the mraY gene encoding phospho-N-acetylmuramoyl-pentapeptide-transferase → MLYYLYEYLTNHGIHIPGLNLLKYISFRAAFAVLFSLLIALVYGKKIINYLRNKQMGELVRDLGLEGQKQKEGTPTMGGLIIIFATIIPVLLFTKFNIYVLLLIVSMLWMGAIGFIDDYLKKVKKNKDGLSGIFKIIGQVGLGLIVGVTMYFHPDITIKRKYADAHEINRTSVSQNFAPAERETISTVPFMKNNEFDYSKILFWMDESSQEEWAWIIFIPLVIFIVTAVSNGANITDGIDGLAAGTSVVILGTLAFFAYLSGNIIFADYLNIMFLPNMGETTIFAVALIGATIGFFWYNTYPAQVFMGDTGSLMLGGVIAVLAIILRKELLIPVLCGIFLIENLSVMLQVAVFKYRKKKYGLEYAQNNRLFKMSPLHHHYQKSGFHESKIVNRMIIIGVMLAIICLITLKIR